ATTTCCCGCCAGTTGTTCAGGTGGAATTTACCCAGGTGGCCTACGCCGAAAACCCCTACTTTAATCATTATTAGCCTTTTAGCGATGATTTTGCGGTGTAAAGGTAAGGGCGTGTTTTTGTAAAAAAATCGTGTGTTTTTTTTTGTTCGCTTGCTTTTCCCCTTATCTTTGCACTCCCAACAACGGAACGGATCGGTAGTTCAGTTGGTTAGAATGCCGCCCTGTCACGGCGGAGGTCGCGGGTTCGAGTCCCGTCCGGTCCGCAAGAAATGTCTAAAACCCGCGCTAGTCGCGGGTTTTCTTTTTTATTGAGCCACCTCTTCCCAAAAGAAACGCTACCAGATCCGCGGGATGGTCGGTTTGCAATCCCTGCACGCCCATGTCGATCGCTTTATGCCACTTGGCAGCGTCTTCATCCGCGCTCTGAACATCCAACCAGACTACCGCACCGTGTTTGTTCACCGCCCGCAACAGCACGGGATCGGAAACATTATCCAAAACCTCTACGGGTGTCGACCGGAAAAAGGAATCCACCTGTTGTTCTGTTTGGCATTCATCGGGCAAGCTTGCCATCAATGGCATGTCTGGGGCAATCCTTCTCCAATCTTCGTATTGCCCGGGTTTGTTGAGGTAGACGACCACCTGCTTTTCCATGCCCGCCTGCCGGATCTGCTTCCAGGTTTCCGCTACGTCCGCAACTTTGAAATCCAGGTAGATGTTTATGCGCCCTTTACAGCGGTTCAACACCTCCTTGAACTCGGGAACGCGGTAAATCGTCTTGTCGGCTGTATCCGGCGAATACAGTGTCAATTGGCGGATCTGCGCAAGCGTAAGGTCGCTTACGTTACCGGCATGGCTGTGTGTCATGCGGTCGAGGGTCGCATCGTGACTGAGCACAAGCTTCCCGTCCAGGCTTGTCCGCAGGTCTATTTCAACATAGTCGGCCCCAACGCCGATGGCTCCATCTACTGCGGCCACGGAATTTTCCGGTAGTCGCAGGTGATAACCACGATGCGAGATCACGACCAGGGTATGAGCGGACTTTGGCAGCGGACGAGGCGCGGGCTGGGCACAAACCGCGGCCAAAAACGCGGCGTATAAAAATGGTTTCAACATGCTATTTATATACACTTTCAATAGGTGGAAGCACTTTTTGCGGCGGCGTGTACCGGATACCCAGCAACGCGGCGATGGTGGCGGCGACTTGTCCCTGGTAGAGCTGTTCGGGACGGGAAACCTCACCTAAGGGCGCGGAATCGGGTCCCATGGCGGCGATCCAAATATTGCCGGAACCGGCTATCTTGTCTCCATGATCCGTCCACTCCTTTGTCCCGGCTCCACCACGCCCATGATCGCAGAAGGCGATCAGCGTGGTCTTGCCCCGGTATTGCGGCATCGACTGCACGGTAGCCCAAAAGTCTGCGATCATCGCGTCTTCCGCGTGCACTACGCTGATATACTGGTCGTATGACCCCATGTGTGCATAGGCATCGGTCTCCCCAAGGGCGACATATAATATCCGTGGATGATGGCTTAGGAGATACTCCCGGGCGGCAAAATACGTCAGGAGATCGGGCCGTTCGCCGGTAGGCTCCGCCGTGAGCCTTTCCATCCGGTTGAGTAGCGGAGACTCGGTCGTATCTGTGTCCGAGTTGACATACAACCCGTTTCGCCATTTGTCGAGGATATAGGGGAAGAGGTCGGACGTTGAAAATACAGCGACCTTCCCCTTGAACGCCGGATGGCTATCGATCACCTCCAGCACATTGGTATTCTTGTCTATGACCAGGGCGTTCGATTTGATTGCAGAATCGGGATTACCCGTGATGACCTCACTAAAACCGGCATAGGTGATCTTGTAGGGATTGGCAACGTCAACGTCGTTGCCCAGGTTGCGGTTGCCATAGAGCTGACCGCGCAGGGCTATGGTATCCCAGAAGAACGGCATCAGTCGCCTGCGTCTTTCCGCCGGCGATGTCGCCCAATAGTCCTTTCGCATTTGTTTCCGTTCCTGGGTAAAGGCGCGGTCCTCCATCAACACCGAGTCGACACCACCGAATATCTCCTGCCAGCGCATGCCATCCATAGCAAAAAGAATGATATTTTCTGTTTTTTGCGCTCTCCCGGGTATAACCAGCAGGCAGAAAACCGCCAAGTAGAAAAGCTTTTTAGTCATAATTTGATGAATATTTTTTTTCTATACAGCCACCAGGCTGGAATGTAATTGACTCCGACGAACAATACCGCATAGAGCAGGCTGGCAAGCCGCGGATCGGCGCCGGCCCGGAACAGACCGCTCACGAACCAATCGTTGAGCGGCCGGCCAGCGAAGGACGTCTCATAGAAAAGTATCGCCCATACATCGGCTAGGAAATAAATAGCAATGGCGTTGGCGCCGAAAACGATACCCGGCTTTGTCCAGGCAGTCCTTCCTCTGATATCGACCAGGAAATAGAAGGCACCCAGCAGCAACGATGCAAAACCGGAAGTCACGAGGACAAAGCTGCTGGTCCAAAGGTTTTCGTTCACCGGGAAGACCAGTCCCCAGAGATAACCGGCGATGGCCGTAAACGTCCCTGCCGTCATAAGGTAGTTGACCTTCTCGCCGGCGGGTATATCGGTGAGCAGCAGCCGGCCCGCGAGCATCCCCGTAATACAGGAGCAGAGTGCAGTGATGGTGCTGAGGATGCTTTCCGGGTCCCACGACCCTCGCCACATCGTTCCGGGCAAGAAACGGCTGTCGAACCAGGCCACCAGGTTGACCCCGGGTTCGAGCATGACCCTGCCCTGCCCCGGGGTGGGGATACAGGTCAGCGCCAGCCAGTACATGACGAGCAAAACGCCGGCGATCCATGCCTGTTGCTTCCAGTTGCTGTTCAGGTACAGGAAGGCCGATAGGAAAAAGACGATGGAAATACGCTGAAGGGTGCCCGTCCAGCGGATATGGTGGACATCGAATGCCGGCATGAGGTTGAGGATCATTCCTACCGCATAGATCTTCAGCGCACGGAAGAATATCTTCCGGTACAATTCGCCGCGGCCTATACCGGCTCCCAACCGCTTTGAATAGGCAAGGGTAATAGAAACGCCAACGAAAAACAGGAAATACGGAGCCACCTGGTCGGTAAGGGATAAACCATTCCACTCGGTGTGGCGCAGGGTGAAATAAACGGCGTTCTCGCTGCCGGGATAGTTTACGAGGATCATCGCCGCAATGGTGAAACCCCGAAGCGCGTCGAGCGATAAAAGGCGTTTTGTCATCGTCATGGGTTGTTATTTTGGCTAAGCCATCGCTCCATCCAATAAGGCAGCAACCAGATGTCGCCGGCGCTGTATTCGAGTTCGCCCTTTCCGCCGCCATCCAGCCGGAAACGGTTTTCGTTGTGGCGCGAGACCGGCAGCTCATCTGGGGGCAACACCTCCCGGGTAGTCTGCTCCCGAAAATTCGGCGGGAGGAATTCAAGGTCGCGCCGCCCGCTGTTGACGACCTTCCAGTCCCTGAGATCCAGGGGATATCGTTGAAGATACCAGGCCGCCGAGTCTATATCCCTCCCCGCCATAATATCCCAAAGTCCCTCTTTTTCGGGTCGTTCCATCTTCCAGTGATCCAGGATCGCCCCACGGAATGCCGCCCGCAGGCTGTCATTCAAGGCGTAGCGGTAAAGCCCCCAGTAGCCGAGGAAATACATTTCATCATCGGAATGATTCCAGTGATCGGACACCATGCGGTCGAGGGCGCTGGCGTCGGCTGGAGCAGGCCCGATCTCCGCGCAAGGCCGCAGGGTATTTTCGAGGTATCCGTACCGGTAAAGCAATTCCAAAGCTTTCTCTTTGTATATGGGCTTACCCGTAAAATGATAGGCCGTTTGGAGCATCGAGACGATATTGGAAGATTCGAGTTTCCGGTCGCCTACGACCTTGGCATGTGCGTTGACATATTCGGGATTCCAATGCCCCCATGTGGTGGGCTGTCCATTCCAGTCTACGAGACAGAAGTCATGATCCACGATATGCTGCATCAGCGCATCCATCAGGTGAATGGCTTTTTGTTTTATCTCCGTGTCGTCGACGAGCTCTGCCAGAACGGCATAGGCGAAAATATGGCCGATCGCTTCATCGCTGCTCGTCGTCGACTTCCAGTCCCACGCTGTGTCCGGTGCGGTCCGCCAGGGACTGGACGCTGCGCGGTGGTCGCTGACCTCATAGCCATGCCTTTCGAAAGAGCGGGAAGGAAATCCTTGCAGTCCATTTATGGTAAAAAGCCGTTCCATGGCGTTCAGGGATTCGCGGCAATTCTCCAGGGCCTCTGTGGACCTGGTGGCTGCATAACGGAAACCCTCCGCCGCCAGGTACATTGATGTCCAAAGTCCGTCGTTGTCCGAATCTTCAAGGCTTCCCGTCGCAGGATCACCGCCGCGGATACCCGAAAGGCTTGCATTGAATCCGTAGCGGATATGCCGTTGCCGGACCTGCCGCTCGTAATAGGAGGCCTTCTGCTCCAGCGTCATGTCATCAAAATGGAGAACGCTTAGTCCCGTACGGCTAAGCAACAGGATGGAATTACCGGGACCCGTTGCTATATCCGCGATGCTGTCGTCGCATAGCCATCGACGTGAGGAATAGTAATCGAAACGGCCGTCGGCCTTCAGACAAAAGGCGCCCTTTACCGAACCGAACCATAACCGGCCGTCAATAGCTTCTACGGTCGTTAGATCCGTACACGGTAACTTGTCGTGAATGACGCCGCCCTGCCAGTAGCCTTCGTGGGTCCCGATCACCACCCCGTCGTCTGTAAAGGTGAAACAGGTAAAGCCGTCGCCGGTAAATTTCCTGGTCGCGCTCCGATCCGCCGGATTGAATTCCCAAAGGGCGTGTCGGTCCAGCAACCAGAAACGACGGCGTCCTGGCTCGTATCGAAGCGCGATAGGCGCCTCGGTAACCTTCCATTCGTATACCAGTTTCCCCCCGTCAAAGTATCGGATGTCGTGTTCGCCGGCGACCAACAGCGTTGCCTGCGACCCGGAACAAAATAACCGGGCGCCGGTGATGCCATGCGGGACGGGGTAAGCGCCTGCCCAGGCATTGCTCCGCACCGCCTGGTCGTCCAGGTATACGAATTGGCCGTCCGTGAGTTCCATATCCTTAATGTCTTTGTCCGCAAGAGGCCGGTAGGAAAGATCCCTCACCAGTTTACCCGGGTACAACGGCTGGCCGCCGGACGGTGTCAGCAGGCCTTCGGAGGAAAGTACCTTGATTACGCCATTCCTGTCGCAGCGCACCTTCCAAAAGTCTGTGCTGTCCAAGGGATATTGTACGGAAAAGGCCTGCAAAAAAGCTGCATCGGTAAAAGCAGTGGCGCCGGGTTCGCCCGCGGCCGAACCAGGCTCACCCGCGGCCCGGGCAATAAGCCTGGCCACCGGTTCCACGACCTGAAGCTCGCACCGTCCACCCTGCTGCCTGGCGAGACGCACCACTTGCATGGCCTCGCCCGTGTCCATTTTCCCCCCGGCCTCGATACAGGATACTGCCTCCAGCCCCACCGAGGCGAGCGACGCCAGGTGGGCCGAAAGCGAGGCGGCTTCCTCTAATACGGGTGACCCACGCAATATCCGGCGGAAAGCCGTGTCATTGTCTCTCCAAATCGTAAGTTGCCGCTTGATAACAGCGGCGTTCCCACCTTGCAAAAATTCATCCACCTGTTTCGTAAAAGCCCGCGGCAGCGGTTGATCCGGCGCCGCGACATCGGCCAGCTTGGTAAGCGGAGAAAATACGGTATACATAGTATCTCCCTCATTACGATCATAGATCTTGAGCGGTTCGAGGACGTCCACCAGGGTCTGAAGGGGTTGAATATCGTCTCCGCCGGACAATTGACGCAACAGCGGCTCCCTATAACTCTTATGCCGTAGTCCCAACGCCTCCAGTTCCCGGCTGACGTCATCGAGCCGGCGATACATATCGTCGACGTCGCGTACCGAAGCGGGCGACCAAAGCCGCTCCGCGATAGCCGCCGTCCTCGGCCAGATGCGGCTATCCATGGTTGTAGGGTTGACAAGCTCGCCCCACATGGTCGCCTCGCCCCCGAGCACCAGGCGGCGCTCAGCCTGGCTGAGCCGCACGCTGTCGGGCAGGGGGTCGTTGAGGTAGTGATAGGAGGCCGGTTGGATCAAATCGATGTAATATCCATAACTCAAAATGGCGGGATGCCCCTCATGAACCGCCGCATAAAAGCTGTCGCTGCCCCGCCAGGATTGGATCACCGCCTGGGCCGGCAAACCCGGCTGCAGTATCTCGTCCCAGCCCACCATCGTCTTGCCCATCTGTTGGAATATAGGCGTCAGGCGCCTGTTGAACCAGGTCTGCACATCCATATAGCTTTTCATCCTATGCGATGTCATAAAGGCACGGATGTGGGGGCTGCTTTGCCAGTCTTTACCCGTATTCTCATCGCCGCCGATATGAAAATAGCGGTCCGGAAAAAGGCCGGCCATCTCGGTAAAGAGCGCGGACAGGAATGAATAGACCTGGTCATTGGTCGGATCCAGCACTGGATCGTAGACCCCGAAATAGCGCTGTAGCCGGTAATCCCGCTGGATGCTGGCGTATAGAGGATAGGCCGTAAGGATGGCCGTTGTGTGGGCGGGTACGACGAACTCCGGTACGATACGGATACCCCGCTGAGTTGCATAACGCACCAAACCCCGGATCTGCTCTTGCGTATAGTATTGTCCGTCGGAGGCCAACTGCTGCAGCCGCGGAAAACGTTTCGATTCCACGCGGAATCCCTGGTCGTTGCAAAGATGCAGGTGCAGCACGTTCAGCTTGACGGCCGCCATGCCATCGATCGTCCTTTCTATTTCCTCCACGGGCTCGAAATGCAGCGCGACATCGAGTAACAACCCGCGCCACGCAAATCGCGGCTGGTCCCGGATGGATACGCCAGGGAAAAAGTAACCCGTCCCGTCGGCGGAGACAAGCTGCAGGAGCGTTTCCAACGCGTGGAGGACGCCGAGATCGGTAGGCGCGTCAACGACGACCTGCTTAGCGTCCACGCGGAGGGTATACCGCTCGTCTTCGCCCAAACCCAGCCGTCCCGGCCTTCCGACGCGGAGGACCAGGGTGGCGGTACTATCGCGGTCACGGGGCGTAATATTTGCCGTAGGATAAAGGAAGATCCCCGTCTTCCCACCCAGCCGCCGGACGAACCGGCTGGCCTCTGCAAAGAGACGGGGATCGGGGTTCCCCAAGATGCCTATCCTGAAATTCCCATCGATCCAAACTTTATTGTCATTGGTCGTCAGGGAGGAAGGTATCGGCATCAGGTGGAACTCTTGGGCGGCTGCCAGGTGCGCCGCATGAAGCAAAACCGCTAAGGTCAAAAATTTTACCATGGTTGGTTCGTACCTTCGATGAGCCAGAACTTCGACCACGAACTATTCGCGCCGTCTGGACCAATATAAGGCGTCGTTTGCAGGTTGTTGATAGCCCCCTGGGCATTCGTGATGTTGTTTTGCAGCTCACTGTTTGGATAGGTAAACCGTACCGGGATCTCTGCCCGCTCGGAGGCCCAGCCTACCGTAAGAGAGGGATAACCGGTCCTGCGCCAATCCATATACGCCTCATTGCACGCCTGCCAGGCAGCAATCCACTTCTGCTGGATAATTTGCGCCAGCGTCCCGTTAAAGGCCACGGAAGGTTGAGCAATATAGGCGTTGTAATTTTTCACGCAGCCGTAATAATTGTTGACGTCGTTCTGGTAGGTGGTGAATACCTGCCAGGTGGCGAAGGAGGCCTGGATACCATTATAATACCAGGTAGCGGCCGATCCGTTCACGTTCCAGCCTTTGAGGGCTGCCTCCGCGAGGTCGAAGCAGATCTCACTGTAGGACGCCAGACGCTGTGCAAGCAGGGAACCCTTCGGGTTGTCATAAATGTCGCGGCGCAGGTAGGAAACGTAGTTGTTGATGGAGGTAGCTTGTTGCCCGGAAAGGTTCAGGTTGTACTGAAAATCCGGGTATCCGCTATAGCTCGGCGGGATGCCGACATACACCGAAGAAGTATCATACAAATTCTTGACGGTAGTGCCGGTAGCGCCGTAAGGCCGGTCCTGTGCGTAAGTCGCCAGGTTGTACTGTTTATAATTCGCGGCCGCGGCAGCAGCCGGATTGATGTAACGGATATTGTTCACTGTATTGACAAGGGTCGTGTTGTCGCCAGGCACAAATTGGGAAGCACTTACTTCGGATGGCGTCACAATTGGTTCCCCCATGATGACGATCCGGGGGTCCTGCAGGGACTTGAGCGTCATGGTCAGCGTACCGCAGAGCTTATTCCGGTTAAACTCGGAGGCGCTGTTGTACACCGAGCAAAATTGATAGCTGGATGCCTTGTCCACGCCCGGGAAGGGCATCGTGCAGTCATCGGCCGTACCTTGGAAGACGCTATCCGCTACAGCTTCTACACCGGCCTGCACGTTCATCTTGGCGGAAAGCCGCAGGTAATAGCGGAGGAGCAGGGAGTAAGCGAATTTTTTCCATTTTGTGGGATCGCCGCCGTAGTATACATCCGAAGACTGCGTGGCTGCGGTGATTTCGGGATGATCCGCCGTAGTGCCGTAAAAAAACGGGATGGCGGACTTGAGGTCGGCGATCACCCGGGTATAGATGCTCTGCTGGTTGTCGAAGGTGGGGAAATTGTACACGCCGCCCTGGTCCCCGCTCAATGCCATGGAGTCAGGCGCATCCCCCCAAAAATCCGCGATATTGCCAAAATTGAATGCCCGCATGACAAGAGCCACACCCTGGTGGAAATCCCATTTGGAGGCCTGTGCCTGCTGCAGCAGGAGCTTGTTGTTGTTCAGCGTATAATAATTGCCGCTCCAGTCGAATGTGCCCGGGTCCCATTGGTCGTCGGTTAGGTCGTAATCATAGGCGTCGTGATAAAGTTGCTGCATGGTTCCGGAAAGGACCCCCGAACCCAGGTCCCCATACCAGGTTGCCGTA
This sequence is a window from Dinghuibacter silviterrae. Protein-coding genes within it:
- a CDS encoding SusD/RagB family nutrient-binding outer membrane lipoprotein, giving the protein MKRKHTYIILAGLIAMTSCQKFSTLNTNPNSLTPSGASSDYLMAGVLTNTATWYGDLGSGVLSGTMQQLYHDAYDYDLTDDQWDPGTFDWSGNYYTLNNNKLLLQQAQASKWDFHQGVALVMRAFNFGNIADFWGDAPDSMALSGDQGGVYNFPTFDNQQSIYTRVIADLKSAIPFFYGTTADHPEITAATQSSDVYYGGDPTKWKKFAYSLLLRYYLRLSAKMNVQAGVEAVADSVFQGTADDCTMPFPGVDKASSYQFCSVYNSASEFNRNKLCGTLTMTLKSLQDPRIVIMGEPIVTPSEVSASQFVPGDNTTLVNTVNNIRYINPAAAAAANYKQYNLATYAQDRPYGATGTTVKNLYDTSSVYVGIPPSYSGYPDFQYNLNLSGQQATSINNYVSYLRRDIYDNPKGSLLAQRLASYSEICFDLAEAALKGWNVNGSAATWYYNGIQASFATWQVFTTYQNDVNNYYGCVKNYNAYIAQPSVAFNGTLAQIIQQKWIAAWQACNEAYMDWRRTGYPSLTVGWASERAEIPVRFTYPNSELQNNITNAQGAINNLQTTPYIGPDGANSSWSKFWLIEGTNQPW
- a CDS encoding glycerophosphodiester phosphodiesterase family protein, encoding MLKPFLYAAFLAAVCAQPAPRPLPKSAHTLVVISHRGYHLRLPENSVAAVDGAIGVGADYVEIDLRTSLDGKLVLSHDATLDRMTHSHAGNVSDLTLAQIRQLTLYSPDTADKTIYRVPEFKEVLNRCKGRINIYLDFKVADVAETWKQIRQAGMEKQVVVYLNKPGQYEDWRRIAPDMPLMASLPDECQTEQQVDSFFRSTPVEVLDNVSDPVLLRAVNKHGAVVWLDVQSADEDAAKWHKAIDMGVQGLQTDHPADLVAFLLGRGGSIKKKTRD
- a CDS encoding beta-N-acetylhexosaminidase, which produces MTLAVLLHAAHLAAAQEFHLMPIPSSLTTNDNKVWIDGNFRIGILGNPDPRLFAEASRFVRRLGGKTGIFLYPTANITPRDRDSTATLVLRVGRPGRLGLGEDERYTLRVDAKQVVVDAPTDLGVLHALETLLQLVSADGTGYFFPGVSIRDQPRFAWRGLLLDVALHFEPVEEIERTIDGMAAVKLNVLHLHLCNDQGFRVESKRFPRLQQLASDGQYYTQEQIRGLVRYATQRGIRIVPEFVVPAHTTAILTAYPLYASIQRDYRLQRYFGVYDPVLDPTNDQVYSFLSALFTEMAGLFPDRYFHIGGDENTGKDWQSSPHIRAFMTSHRMKSYMDVQTWFNRRLTPIFQQMGKTMVGWDEILQPGLPAQAVIQSWRGSDSFYAAVHEGHPAILSYGYYIDLIQPASYHYLNDPLPDSVRLSQAERRLVLGGEATMWGELVNPTTMDSRIWPRTAAIAERLWSPASVRDVDDMYRRLDDVSRELEALGLRHKSYREPLLRQLSGGDDIQPLQTLVDVLEPLKIYDRNEGDTMYTVFSPLTKLADVAAPDQPLPRAFTKQVDEFLQGGNAAVIKRQLTIWRDNDTAFRRILRGSPVLEEAASLSAHLASLASVGLEAVSCIEAGGKMDTGEAMQVVRLARQQGGRCELQVVEPVARLIARAAGEPGSAAGEPGATAFTDAAFLQAFSVQYPLDSTDFWKVRCDRNGVIKVLSSEGLLTPSGGQPLYPGKLVRDLSYRPLADKDIKDMELTDGQFVYLDDQAVRSNAWAGAYPVPHGITGARLFCSGSQATLLVAGEHDIRYFDGGKLVYEWKVTEAPIALRYEPGRRRFWLLDRHALWEFNPADRSATRKFTGDGFTCFTFTDDGVVIGTHEGYWQGGVIHDKLPCTDLTTVEAIDGRLWFGSVKGAFCLKADGRFDYYSSRRWLCDDSIADIATGPGNSILLLSRTGLSVLHFDDMTLEQKASYYERQVRQRHIRYGFNASLSGIRGGDPATGSLEDSDNDGLWTSMYLAAEGFRYAATRSTEALENCRESLNAMERLFTINGLQGFPSRSFERHGYEVSDHRAASSPWRTAPDTAWDWKSTTSSDEAIGHIFAYAVLAELVDDTEIKQKAIHLMDALMQHIVDHDFCLVDWNGQPTTWGHWNPEYVNAHAKVVGDRKLESSNIVSMLQTAYHFTGKPIYKEKALELLYRYGYLENTLRPCAEIGPAPADASALDRMVSDHWNHSDDEMYFLGYWGLYRYALNDSLRAAFRGAILDHWKMERPEKEGLWDIMAGRDIDSAAWYLQRYPLDLRDWKVVNSGRRDLEFLPPNFREQTTREVLPPDELPVSRHNENRFRLDGGGKGELEYSAGDIWLLPYWMERWLSQNNNP
- a CDS encoding phosphoglyceromutase, whose translation is MTKKLFYLAVFCLLVIPGRAQKTENIILFAMDGMRWQEIFGGVDSVLMEDRAFTQERKQMRKDYWATSPAERRRRLMPFFWDTIALRGQLYGNRNLGNDVDVANPYKITYAGFSEVITGNPDSAIKSNALVIDKNTNVLEVIDSHPAFKGKVAVFSTSDLFPYILDKWRNGLYVNSDTDTTESPLLNRMERLTAEPTGERPDLLTYFAAREYLLSHHPRILYVALGETDAYAHMGSYDQYISVVHAEDAMIADFWATVQSMPQYRGKTTLIAFCDHGRGGAGTKEWTDHGDKIAGSGNIWIAAMGPDSAPLGEVSRPEQLYQGQVAATIAALLGIRYTPPQKVLPPIESVYK
- a CDS encoding acyltransferase family protein, whose translation is MTMTKRLLSLDALRGFTIAAMILVNYPGSENAVYFTLRHTEWNGLSLTDQVAPYFLFFVGVSITLAYSKRLGAGIGRGELYRKIFFRALKIYAVGMILNLMPAFDVHHIRWTGTLQRISIVFFLSAFLYLNSNWKQQAWIAGVLLVMYWLALTCIPTPGQGRVMLEPGVNLVAWFDSRFLPGTMWRGSWDPESILSTITALCSCITGMLAGRLLLTDIPAGEKVNYLMTAGTFTAIAGYLWGLVFPVNENLWTSSFVLVTSGFASLLLGAFYFLVDIRGRTAWTKPGIVFGANAIAIYFLADVWAILFYETSFAGRPLNDWFVSGLFRAGADPRLASLLYAVLFVGVNYIPAWWLYRKKIFIKL